A single genomic interval of Homo sapiens chromosome 15, GRCh38.p14 Primary Assembly harbors:
- the LDHAL6B gene encoding L-lactate dehydrogenase A-like 6B, producing MSWTVPVVRASQRVSSVGANFLCLGMALCPRQATRIPLNGTWLFTPVSKMATVKSELIERFTSEKPVHHSKVSIIGTGSVGMACAISILLKGLSDELALVDLDEDKLKGETMDLQHGSPFTKMPNIVCSKDYFVTANSNLVIITAGARQEKGETRLNLVQRNVAIFKLMISSIVQYSPHCKLIIVSNPVDILTYVAWKLSAFPKNRIIGSGCNLDTARFRFLIGQKLGIHSESCHGWILGEHGDSSVPVWSGVNIAGVPLKDLNSDIGTDKDPEQWKNVHKEVTATAYEIIKMKGYTSWAIGLSVADLTESILKNLRRIHPVSTIIKGLYGIDEEVFLSIPCILGENGITNLIKIKLTPEEEAHLKKSAKTLWEIQNKLKL from the coding sequence ATGAGTTGGACTGTGCCTGTTGTGCGGGCCAGCCAGAGAGTGAGCTCGGTGGGAGCGAATTTCCTATGCCTGGGGATGGCCCTGTGTCCGCGTCAAGCAACGCGCATCCCGCTCAACGGCACCTGGCTCTTCACCCCCGTGAGCAAGATGGCGACTGTGAAGAGTGAGCTTATTGAGCGTTTCACTTCCGAGAAGCCCGTTCATCACAGTAAGGTCTCCATCATAGGAACTGGATCGGTGGGCATGGCCTGCGCTATCAGCATCTTATTAAAAGGCTTGAGTGATGAACTTGCCCTTGTGGATCTTGATGAAGACAAACTGAAGGGTGAGACGATGGATCTTCAACATGGCAGCCCTTTCACGAAAATGCCAAATATTGTTTGTAGCAAAGATTACTTTGTCACAGCAAACTCCAACCTAGTGATTATCACAGCAGGTGCACGCCAAGAAAAGGGAGAAACGCGCCTTAATTTAGTCCAGCGAAATGTGGCCATCTTCAAGTTAATGATTTCCAGTATTGTCCAGTACAGCCCCCACTGCAAACTGATTATTGTTTCCAATCCAGTGGATATCTTAACTTATGTAGCTTGGAAGTTGAGTGCATTTCCCAAAAACCGTATTATTGGAAGCGGCTGTAATCTGGATACTGCTCGTTTTCGTTTCTTGATTGGACAAAAGCTTGGTATCCATTCTGAAAGCTGCCATGGATGGATCCTCGGAGAGCATGGAGACTCAAGTGTTCCTGTGTGGAGTGGAGTGAACATAGCTGGTGTCCCTTTGAAGGATCTGAACTCTGATATAGGAACTGATAAAGATCCTGAGCAATGGAAAAATGTCCACAAAGAAGTGACTGCAACTGCCTATGAGATTATTAAAATGAAAGGTTATACTTCTTGGGCCATTGGCCTATCTGTGGCCGATTTAACAGAAAGTATTTTGAAGAATCTTAGGAGAATACATCCAGTTTCCACCATAATTAAGGGCCTCTATGGAATAGATGAAGAAGTATTCCTCAGTATTCCTTGTATCCTGGGAGAGAACGGTATTACCAACCTTATAAAGATAAAGCTGACCCCTGAAGAAGAGGCCCATCTGAAAAAAAGTGCAAAAACACTCTGGGAAATTCAGAATAAGCTTAAGCTTTAA